The Trichosurus vulpecula isolate mTriVul1 chromosome 3, mTriVul1.pri, whole genome shotgun sequence genome includes a window with the following:
- the LOC118843055 gene encoding cytochrome b-c1 complex subunit 6, mitochondrial-like — protein sequence MVWGSNKKALDGGDPKKEDEEEEQKLVDPLTTVREYYEQMEKCVKAQEWLEMCADHVSLHPHTQEDCTEELFDFLHAHSYWVAHTLSESVK from the coding sequence ATGGTGTGGGGGAGCAACAAGAAGGCACTGGATGGTGGAGACCCcaagaaggaagatgaagaggaggaacaAAAATTGGTGGACCCTCTGACTACTGTGAGGGAGTACTATGAGCAGATGGAGAAATGCGTGAAGGCCCAAGAGTGGCTGGAGATGTGTGCAGACCATGTGTCTTTGCACCCCCACACTCAGGAGGACTGCACCGAGGAGCTCTTTGACTTCCTGCATGCCCATAGCTACTGGGTGGCTCACACACTCTCTGAAAGTGTGAAGTAA